The Streptomyces sp. DG1A-41 genomic sequence GAGCCGAAGACCTCCTCGTAGGCCTGGTAGGCGAGACGGGCGTTGGCGAGGGCGGCTCTGCCGCGCAGCGCCCTGGCCTCCGGGCTACCCAGGGCGTCCAACCGCTTGTCGATCTCGGTGTCGACACGGGAGACGAAGAAGGACGCCACCGAGTGGATCCGGTCGAGGTCGAGGCCCTTGTCGCGCGCCTTCTCCAGGCCCATGAGGTAGGCCTCCATGACCTCGCGGTAGCGGTCCAACGAGAAGATCAGCGTGACGTTGACGCTGATCCCGAGACCGATGACGTCGGTGATGGCCCGGAGCCCCGCCCTGGTGGCCGGAATCTTGATCAGGACGTTGGGACGGTCGATCAACCAGGCGAGATGTCTGGCATCGGCGATCGTCGCATCCGCGGCGTGTGCGAGCCGGGGGTCCACCTCGATGGAGACCCACCCGTCCCGGCCGCCGGTGGTGTCGAAGACCGGGCGCAGGACGTCGGCGGCCTCCCGCACGTCCGCCGCGGTGAGCAAACGGACGGCCTCGGCGACCCTGACACCTCGCAGGGCCATGTCGTGGAGCTGGTCGACGTAGTCGCCACCGTCACCGATCGCCTGCTGGAAGATCGTGGGATTGGTGGTGACGCCCACGACGTGGTGCCGGTCGATCAGCTCGGCGAGGTTGCCGGACGTGAGCCGCTTGCGGGACAGGTCGTCCAGCCAGATCGCCACGCCTTCCTCGGACAAGCGCTTGAGCGAGTCGTCATTCATGGGAGGCGTGTCTCCTGCTGTGCGGCCGGTGAGGGATTCCCGGGCGGCAGCGGCCACGGCCTCGGGAGTGAAGCCGAACTCGTGGAAAAGGACCTTGCCGTCGGCCGACGCGCCAAAGTGCTCCAGGGAGACGATGCGGCCGGCGTCGCCGACGTACTTGTGCCAGGTGAGACCGACCCCGGCCTCCACCGCGACACGCGCCTTCACGCTCGGCGGCAAGACGCTGTCCCGGTATTCCCGGTCCTGTTCCTCGAACCACTCGACCGACGGCATGGACACGACCCGTGTCCGGATTCCCTCGGCCTGGAGTTGCCACCGGGCGGTCACTGCCAGTTGTACTTCCGAACCGGTGGCGATCAGCAGCACCTGCGGCTCGCCGCCGTCGGCCTCGAACAGGACGTAACCGCCCTTGGCGGCATCGTCGTTGAGCTCGTACGTGGGCACGCCCTGGCGGGTGAGCGCGAGACCATGCGGGGCCGGGTCGGTTGTGTGCCGCCTGAGGATCTCGCGCCAGGCGATGGCCGTCTCGTTGGCGTCGGCCGGGCGCACGATGTTCAGGCCCGGGATCGCGCGCAGCGACGCCAGGTGCTCGACCGGCTGGTGGGTCGGGCCGTCCTCGCCCAGGCCGATGGAGTCGTGCGTCCACACGTACGTCACCGGCAGGTGCATCAGCGCCGACAGCCGCACCGCGTTGCGCATGTAGTCGGAGAAGACCAGGAAGGTGCCGCCGTAGATCCGGGTGTTGCCGTGCAGCGCGATGCCGTTCATCTCGGCGGCCATCGCGTGCTCGCGGATACCGAAGTGGATCGTGCGGCCGTACGGGTCCGCCTCCGGCAGCGGGTTGTCCGCCGGGAGGAACGACGACGTCTTGTCGATGGTCGTGTTGTTGGAGCCGGCCAGGTCCGCCGAACCACCCCACAGTTCTGGGACGACCTCACCGAGCGCTTGGAGTACTTTGCCCGACGCCGCACGCGTGGCGATCGCCTTTCCGGCTTCGAAGACGGGCAAGTGCGACTCCCAGCCCTGCGGCAGCTCACCCGCGCGGATGCGGTCGAACCCGGCGGCGCGCTCCGGTTCGTTGGTGCGCCACTCCTGGAACCGCTTCTCCCACCAGGCCCGCGCCTCGCGTCCGCGTTCGCCCAACTCGCGTGTGTGGGACAGCACTTCATCCGCGACCTCGAAGCTCTGCTCCGGGTCGAAGCCCAGCACCCGCTTCGTCGCGGCGACCTCGTCCTCGCCCAGCGCCGAGCCGTGCGCGGCCTCGGTGTTCTGCGCGTTCGGGGCCGGCCAGGCGATGATCGAGCGCATCGCGATGAACGACGGCTTGTCCGTGACGGCCTTGGCCTTCTGGATCGCCTCGAAGATCGCGGCCGGGTCCAGGTCGCCGTTCTCCTGCGGCTGCACCCGCTGCACGTGCCAGCCGTAGGCCTCGTAGCGCAGAGCCGTGTCCTCGGAGACGGCCGTCTCGGTGTCGCCCTCGATCGAGATGTGGTTGTCGTCCCACAGCAGGATCAGGTTGCCGAGCTTCTGGTGGCCCGCGAGGGAGGAGGCCTCGGCGGAGATGCCCTCCTGGAGGCAGCCGTCGCCGGCGATGCAGTAGATGAAGTGGTCGAAGGGGGACTCGCCCGCGGGAGCCTCCGGGTCGAACAGACCACGCTCGTAGCGGGCGGCCATCGCCATGCCCACCGCGTTGGCGACACCCTGCCCGAGCGGGCCGGTCGTCGTCTCCACACCGGTCGTGTGCCCGTACTCGGGGTGGCCGGGGGTCTTCGAGCCCCAGGTGCGGAAGGACTTCAGGTCGTCCAGCTCCAGGCCGAAGCCGGCCAGGTACAGCTGGGTGTAGAGGGTCAGGGACGAGTGGCCGGCGGACAGCACGAAGCGGTCCCGCCCGACCCAGTCGGCGTCCGCCGGGTCGTGCCGCATCACCTTCTGGAAGAGGGTGTAGGCGGCAGGCGCGAGGCTCATCGCCGTACCCGGATGGCCGTTACCGACCTTCTGTACGGCATCGGCGGCCAGGACACGCGCGGTGTCGACGGCCCGCTGGTCCAACTCGGTCCAAGTGAAGGGGCTGACGGGCGGGAGGTGAGCTGCGTCCACGGACGGGGACGGGTGCACGGGTGAACTCCAGATTCAAAAAGGGGGTGGGGCGGCGCGGTGGACCCCCTCCCGCCCGGGGCCGGACGGGAGGGACGGTCTGCCGGAGGAGGGCGGGGTCACTTCCTTCCCCAGAGCTTCTGGTACGCCTCCCGGTATCCCTTGGGGTCCCAGGAGGACTTGCCGCCGCTGTTGTCGGCCGTGGTGATGTGGGCCGGGGCGACATAGCCGCTGGCGGGCTTGCCGGCGAAGGCGCGGTTGAACTCGTCGACGATCTGCCAGCCCTGCTCGGACAGCGGCTCCGGAACGGTCGCCGTCTGGAACTGCTTGCTGTTGATCCGCTGGAAGGCCGACGGGTCGCCGTCGCCCGCGCCGATGTTGAAGGGCGCTCCGTTGCCCTGCTTGCCCGACGCGCGCAGGGACGGGGCGGCGTCGGCGAAGTACAGGTCGTTGATGGCGATGGAGTTGGTCCACTTGGTGCCGAAGCGGGACAGCAGCGCGGACACCTCCTGCGGGGTGCGGTTGCTGGCGTCGGCGATGGGGATATTGGACGTCGTCAGGACCTTGACGTCGGAGCAGGTGGCGAGTTCCTTCTCGATCAGGTCCGACTTGCCCTTGGCGAAGGGGATGGAGGCGTCGGTGAAGACGACCACGCCGGCCCGGCCGTTGGACTGGCTGATGACCCAGTCGGCGCTGATCTTGGCGACGTCCTGCACCTTCGTGGTGACGTTGCTGAAGAGCTTCGGGTTCGTGCTGGGGCCGGGGGCGTCCACGGCGTGCCAGCCGATGAGCGGGATGCCGGCGGCGTTGGCCTGGGCGACCTGCTGTGCGGTCGACTTGGGGTCAAAGCCGGACAGCACGATCCCGTCGGGCTTGACGGCGACGGCCTGGCTGAGGGCGGCCTGGATACCGGCCGGAGTGCCCTGGCCGTCGATGATCCGCATCTTCCAGCCGATGGCCTTGGCGGCTTCCTTCACTCCCTCGGCGGCGCCGGCGACTCCCGGGTTGGTCATGCTCTGGGCGACGTAGACGATGGTCTTGCCCGGCACCGCCTTGGGGCCGGTCGTCGGGCCGTCCCAGGGGGCGTTGACGTCCTCGGCCGCCTTGACCGCGGCCTTGGCCTTGGCGAGGACGGCGGGACAGCCGGCCTTCGCGTCGGAGACGGCGGCGGCACTGCCGGCTTCCGAACCTCGGGTGCAGCCCGAGGCGCAGGCGGTGACCAGAGCGAGCGCGGCCACAGCTCTCAGCGGTGTGATGCGGGTGTGGTGGTGCGACACGGGCGTGCTCCTTGCTGACGTGCGGGGCGGGTGGGCGGGAGAAGGGAGGGGCGGTCCCTTCGCCGGGAGATCTCAGGCCTGGTCCGTGGACGGGGCCGGCGTGGGCGGCGCTGGCTCGGAGAGGGACTTGCGGGTGGCGGTGGCTCCGGCGCGCAGACGGCGGCGT encodes the following:
- a CDS encoding substrate-binding domain-containing protein; translated protein: MAALALVTACASGCTRGSEAGSAAAVSDAKAGCPAVLAKAKAAVKAAEDVNAPWDGPTTGPKAVPGKTIVYVAQSMTNPGVAGAAEGVKEAAKAIGWKMRIIDGQGTPAGIQAALSQAVAVKPDGIVLSGFDPKSTAQQVAQANAAGIPLIGWHAVDAPGPSTNPKLFSNVTTKVQDVAKISADWVISQSNGRAGVVVFTDASIPFAKGKSDLIEKELATCSDVKVLTTSNIPIADASNRTPQEVSALLSRFGTKWTNSIAINDLYFADAAPSLRASGKQGNGAPFNIGAGDGDPSAFQRINSKQFQTATVPEPLSEQGWQIVDEFNRAFAGKPASGYVAPAHITTADNSGGKSSWDPKGYREAYQKLWGRK
- the tkt gene encoding transketolase, with amino-acid sequence MDAAHLPPVSPFTWTELDQRAVDTARVLAADAVQKVGNGHPGTAMSLAPAAYTLFQKVMRHDPADADWVGRDRFVLSAGHSSLTLYTQLYLAGFGLELDDLKSFRTWGSKTPGHPEYGHTTGVETTTGPLGQGVANAVGMAMAARYERGLFDPEAPAGESPFDHFIYCIAGDGCLQEGISAEASSLAGHQKLGNLILLWDDNHISIEGDTETAVSEDTALRYEAYGWHVQRVQPQENGDLDPAAIFEAIQKAKAVTDKPSFIAMRSIIAWPAPNAQNTEAAHGSALGEDEVAATKRVLGFDPEQSFEVADEVLSHTRELGERGREARAWWEKRFQEWRTNEPERAAGFDRIRAGELPQGWESHLPVFEAGKAIATRAASGKVLQALGEVVPELWGGSADLAGSNNTTIDKTSSFLPADNPLPEADPYGRTIHFGIREHAMAAEMNGIALHGNTRIYGGTFLVFSDYMRNAVRLSALMHLPVTYVWTHDSIGLGEDGPTHQPVEHLASLRAIPGLNIVRPADANETAIAWREILRRHTTDPAPHGLALTRQGVPTYELNDDAAKGGYVLFEADGGEPQVLLIATGSEVQLAVTARWQLQAEGIRTRVVSMPSVEWFEEQDREYRDSVLPPSVKARVAVEAGVGLTWHKYVGDAGRIVSLEHFGASADGKVLFHEFGFTPEAVAAAARESLTGRTAGDTPPMNDDSLKRLSEEGVAIWLDDLSRKRLTSGNLAELIDRHHVVGVTTNPTIFQQAIGDGGDYVDQLHDMALRGVRVAEAVRLLTAADVREAADVLRPVFDTTGGRDGWVSIEVDPRLAHAADATIADARHLAWLIDRPNVLIKIPATRAGLRAITDVIGLGISVNVTLIFSLDRYREVMEAYLMGLEKARDKGLDLDRIHSVASFFVSRVDTEIDKRLDALGSPEARALRGRAALANARLAYQAYEEVFGSADGATPPSHRWSALQSAGAHRQRPLWASTGVKDKAYKDTMYVTELVAPDTVNTMPEATLKAAADHGEMTGNTIVGTYEQARADLDAVEELGISYAGVVQALENEGVRKFQQSWDTLLSAVRGARPRHAQSL